Proteins encoded within one genomic window of Etheostoma cragini isolate CJK2018 chromosome 21, CSU_Ecrag_1.0, whole genome shotgun sequence:
- the rfng gene encoding beta-1,3-N-acetylglucosaminyltransferase radical fringe: MNPLHWPVRMHIASVGVSKFCFLFSLAFCGLLLLLIPAFQPPARQVDLPQPRPQVRPAKAVPSHLVEVPGVSVHVGETDSATESNVSSAEQGRSVDTEGTRNDIHSPKRGMDSKTVPLPGGKGGPFSGSKSRDRLEVKDIFIAVKTTRKYHKSRLELLIQTWVSQANDQLLKAISKSCCRTKSFSVERWRFNYRNTLPPLHPQMPRSERMEMFQFSLCSTALLIPGSVARWFCHVDDDNYVILPSLLRLLSSYHHSQDVYLGRPSLDHPIEAAERVKSDGSVSVKFWFATGGAGFCISRGLALKMSPWASLGNFISTAEKIRLPDDCTIGYIIEALLEVTLTHTHLFHSHLENLPKLPTDTVLDQVTLSFGGFKNKRNVVSIVGGFSLAEDPTRFKTVHCLLYPDTNWCPTLAHRHIN, from the exons ATGAACCCGCTCCATTGGCCAGTCAGGATGCACATAGCTTCCGTGGGTGTTAGCAaattctgcttcctgttttccCTTGCATTCTGCGGCCTCCTGCTTCTGCTCATCCCTGCCTTCCAGCCCCCGGCGCGGCAAGTGGACCTGCCTCAGCCCCGACCCCAAGTCAGACCTGCAAAGGCAGTCCCATCACACCTGGTTGAGGTTCCCGGAGTGTCTGTCCATGTCGGGGAAACTGACTCGGCCACAGAGTCTAACGTGAGCTCAGCAGAGCAGGGGAGATCCGTTGACACTGAAGGTACCAGGAATGATATCCATAGTCCCAAGAGGGGGATGGACTCCAAAACTGTACCTCTCCCTGGAGGAAAGGGTGGTCCATTTTCAGGGTCTAAGTCCCGGGACCGGTTAGAGGTTAAGGACATTTTTATTGCAGTGAAGACAACCAGGAAGTACCACAAGTCAAGACTGGAGCTGCTGATTCAGACCTGGGTTTCCCAAGCTAACGACCAG CTATTAAAAGCAATTAGTAAGTCCTGCTGCCGGACAAAGAGCTTCAGTGTGGAGAGATGGAGGTTTAACTACAGAAACACTCTGCCCCCACTTCACCCACAAATGCCACGGTCAGAGAGGATGGAGATGTTCCAGTTCAGTTTGTGCTCAACAGCTCTGCTCATACCGGGCTCTGTGGCCAG GTGGTTCTGCCACGTGGATGATGATAACTATGTGATCCTGCCCAGCCTGCTGCGGCTGCTCTCCTCCTACCACCACAGCCAGGATGTCTACCTGGGCCGACCCAGCCTGGATCATCCTATAGAGGCTGCCGAGAGGGTCAAGAGTGACGGCTCG GTGTCTGTCAAGTTCTGGTTTGCCACAGGTGGAGCAGGTTTCTGTATCAGCAGAGGCCTGGCACTGAAAATGAGCCCATGGGCCAG TTTGGGAAATTTCATCAGCACGGCAGAGAAGATCCGACTGCCAGACGACTGCACCATCGGCTACATCATCGAAGCGCTGCTGGAGGtgaccctcacacacacacacctcttccaCTCTCACCTGGAGAACCTACCGAAGCTGCCCACAGACACGGTGCTGGATCAG GTGACTCTCAGCTTCGgaggctttaaaaacaaaagaaatgtggtCAGCATTGTTGGAGGCTTTTCCCTGGCTGAGGACCCCACAAG GTTCAAGACGGTGCACTGCCTTCTGTATCCAGATACTAACTGGTGTCCAACGCTCGCACATCGCCACATAAACTGA
- the dcxr gene encoding L-xylulose reductase, whose translation MEISFAEKRALVTGAGKGIGRATALALARCGAKVTALTRTQDDLNRLVQECASITPVCVDLADWGATEAALQDVGPIDLLVNNAACANLQPFLDVTPDQFEQSFNVNVKAVLHVSQIVARGMKARQSGGSIVNVSSQASQCALRDHAVYCATKAALDMLTKVMALELGPHQIRVNSVNPTVVMTEMGRLGWSDPEKAKTMTSRIPLGRFAEVEDVVNSILFLLSDKSNMTNGVTLPVDGGFLAC comes from the exons ATGGAGATTTCATTTGCAGAGAAACGAGCTCTAGTCACCGGAGCAGGAAAAG GGATCGGCCGGGCCACGGCTCTGGCTCTGGCACGCTGCGGGGCAAAGGTCACGGCACTCACACGTACGCAGGATGACCTCAACCGTCTGGTGCAAGAG TGTGCGTCCATCACCCCGGTGTGTGTGGACCTGGCAGACTGGGGGGCCACGGAGGCGGCCCTGCAGGATGTCGGCCCCATCGATCTGCTGGTGAATAACGCCGCCTGTGCCAATCTGCAGCCATTTCTGGATGTTACACCCGACCAGTTTGAACA GTCATTTAATGTGAATGTGAAAGCTGTGCTCCATGTCTCTCAG ATAGTGGCTCGTGGCATGAAGGCCAGACAATCAGGAGGCTCCATCGTGAACGTGTCCAGCCAGGCCTCACAGTGTGCCCTCCGAGACCACGCTGTCTACT GTGCAACTAAAGCAGCCCTGGACATGCTGACTAAAGTGATGGCTCTCGAGCTGGGACCCCACCAG ATCCGTGTGAACAGTGTGAACCCCACAGTGGTGATGACTGAGATGGGTCGCCTGGGCTGGAGTGACCCCGAAAAAGCCAAGACCATGACGTCCCGCATCCCTCTAGGCCGCTTCGCAG aGGTGGAGGACGTCGTAAACAGTATCCTGTTCCTGCTGAGTGATAAGAGCAACATGACTAATGGAGTTACTCTGCCGGTGGACGGAGGCTTCCTGGCCTGCTGA